A single region of the Microlunatus panaciterrae genome encodes:
- a CDS encoding fumarate reductase/succinate dehydrogenase flavoprotein subunit, translated as MTEHTTAAAVDTLKSVDADTLYTEGAPIKDDKAPGGPINERWDLRRFTAKLVNPANRRKLSVIIVGTGLAGASAAATLGEAGYRVKSFCYQDSPRRAHSIAAQGGINAAKNYRNDGDSIYRLFYDTVKGGDFRSRESNVYRLAQVSVEIIDQCVAQGVPFAREYGGLLDNRSFGGVQVSRTFYARGQTGQQLLIGAYQALERQVAAKTVEMHTRHEMLELIVVDGKARGIVARDMVTGEIETHFADAVVLASGGYGNVFFLSTNAMGCNVTATWRAHRKGALFANPCYTQIHPTCIPVSGAYQSKLTLMSESLRNDGRIWVPKSGEDKRDPREIPEADRDYYLERIYPSFGNLVPRDIASRAAKYVCDEGRGVGPGGLGVYLDFADAIQRLGRKAVEAKYGNLFDMYAQITGENPYETPMRIYPAVHYTMGGLWVDYDLQSNLPGLFVAGEANFSDHGANRLGASALMQGLADGYFVLPNTINDYLAAGPFEPVDAAHPAALEAVQSVNERIQKFLSINGTRTVDSFHKELGHIMWEYCGMERNEEGLRKAISRIRELRDEFWVDVKVLGTNEELNQTLERAGRVADFFELAELMCVDALVRRESCGGHFRSESQTEDGEALRHDDEFAYVSAWEFGNGGQPVLHKEALEYEYVEMKQRSYK; from the coding sequence ATGACCGAACACACGACAGCAGCCGCTGTCGACACCCTGAAGTCCGTCGACGCGGACACGCTCTACACCGAGGGTGCTCCGATCAAGGATGACAAGGCGCCCGGCGGCCCGATCAACGAGCGCTGGGACCTGCGCCGGTTCACCGCCAAGCTGGTGAACCCGGCCAACCGGCGCAAGCTGTCGGTGATCATCGTCGGAACCGGGCTGGCAGGTGCCTCGGCGGCTGCCACTCTGGGCGAGGCGGGGTACCGGGTGAAGAGCTTCTGCTACCAGGACAGCCCGCGGCGCGCGCACTCGATCGCCGCCCAAGGCGGCATCAACGCGGCTAAGAACTACCGTAACGACGGCGACTCCATCTACCGGCTCTTCTATGACACGGTCAAGGGTGGCGACTTCCGCTCCCGCGAGTCCAACGTCTACCGGCTGGCGCAGGTCAGTGTGGAGATCATCGACCAGTGCGTGGCTCAGGGGGTGCCGTTCGCCCGCGAGTACGGCGGCCTGCTGGACAACCGCTCCTTCGGCGGGGTCCAGGTCTCGCGGACCTTCTATGCCCGTGGGCAGACGGGCCAGCAGCTGCTGATCGGTGCCTACCAGGCTCTGGAACGTCAGGTGGCCGCGAAGACGGTTGAGATGCACACCCGGCACGAGATGTTGGAGTTGATCGTCGTCGATGGCAAGGCCCGCGGCATCGTGGCCCGCGACATGGTCACCGGTGAGATCGAGACGCACTTCGCCGATGCTGTGGTGCTGGCCTCCGGCGGTTACGGCAACGTGTTCTTCCTGTCCACGAACGCCATGGGTTGCAACGTCACCGCCACCTGGCGGGCGCACCGCAAGGGCGCCCTGTTCGCCAATCCCTGCTACACCCAGATCCACCCGACCTGCATCCCGGTCAGTGGTGCGTATCAGTCCAAGCTGACCCTGATGAGCGAGTCGCTCCGCAACGATGGCCGGATCTGGGTCCCCAAGAGCGGCGAGGACAAGCGCGACCCGCGCGAGATCCCCGAAGCCGACCGGGATTACTACCTGGAGCGGATCTACCCTTCGTTCGGCAACCTGGTGCCGCGGGACATCGCGTCCCGCGCCGCGAAGTATGTCTGCGACGAGGGTCGGGGGGTCGGCCCCGGTGGCCTGGGTGTCTACCTGGACTTCGCCGATGCCATCCAACGGTTGGGCCGGAAGGCAGTCGAGGCCAAGTACGGCAACCTGTTCGACATGTACGCCCAGATCACCGGCGAGAACCCTTACGAGACGCCGATGCGGATCTACCCGGCAGTGCACTACACGATGGGCGGTCTGTGGGTCGACTATGACCTGCAGTCCAACCTGCCCGGGCTGTTTGTGGCCGGAGAGGCCAACTTCTCCGACCACGGAGCCAACCGGCTCGGAGCAAGCGCTCTGATGCAGGGTCTCGCGGACGGCTACTTCGTGCTGCCGAACACGATCAACGACTACCTGGCCGCCGGGCCGTTCGAGCCGGTCGACGCTGCGCACCCGGCCGCCCTCGAGGCGGTCCAGTCGGTCAACGAGCGGATCCAGAAGTTCCTCTCCATCAACGGCACCCGGACAGTGGACAGCTTCCACAAGGAGCTCGGCCACATCATGTGGGAGTACTGCGGGATGGAGCGCAACGAGGAGGGCCTGCGCAAGGCCATCTCCCGGATCCGCGAGCTCAGGGACGAGTTCTGGGTCGACGTCAAGGTGCTCGGCACCAACGAGGAGCTCAACCAGACCCTCGAACGGGCCGGCCGGGTGGCCGACTTCTTCGAGCTGGCCGAGCTGATGTGCGTGGATGCCCTGGTCCGCCGGGAGTCGTGCGGCGGTCACTTCCGGTCGGAGTCACAGACCGAGGACGGTGAGGCGCTGCGGCATGACGACGAGTTCGCCTACGTCTCGGCCTGGGAGTTCGGCAACGGCGGTCAGCCCGTCCTGCACAAGGAAGCGTTGGAGTACGAGTACGTCGAGATGAAACAACGGAGCTACAAGTGA
- a CDS encoding succinate dehydrogenase/fumarate reductase iron-sulfur subunit, with amino-acid sequence MNITLRVWRQPNAAAEGRMVTYRVEDVSEHMSFLEMLDVLNERLTLEGDDPIAFDHDCREGICGMCGVVINGIAHGPQQTTTCQLHMRSFADGAVIDVEPWRAEPFPVIKDLVVDRSAFDRIIQAGGFISVPTGSAPDAHATPVPKRDADHAFDAATCIGCGACVAACPNGSATLFTAAKITHLGLLPQGQPERDSRVLGMVAQHEEEGFGSCTNIGECTAVCPKGIPLETISRMNRDLLGALSRNQA; translated from the coding sequence GTGAACATCACCCTGCGCGTATGGCGTCAACCCAACGCTGCGGCCGAGGGCCGCATGGTCACCTACCGGGTCGAAGACGTCTCCGAGCACATGTCCTTCCTGGAGATGCTGGACGTCCTCAACGAGCGACTCACGCTGGAGGGCGACGACCCGATCGCTTTCGATCATGACTGCCGGGAGGGCATCTGTGGGATGTGCGGTGTGGTGATCAACGGCATCGCCCACGGGCCGCAGCAGACCACGACCTGCCAGCTCCATATGCGGTCGTTCGCCGACGGGGCGGTCATCGACGTAGAGCCGTGGCGGGCGGAGCCGTTCCCGGTGATCAAGGACCTGGTGGTGGACCGGAGCGCCTTCGACCGGATCATCCAGGCAGGCGGGTTCATCAGCGTACCGACCGGCTCGGCACCCGACGCGCACGCGACGCCGGTGCCCAAGCGCGACGCCGACCATGCCTTCGACGCCGCCACCTGCATCGGCTGCGGGGCCTGCGTGGCCGCCTGCCCGAACGGCTCGGCGACCCTCTTCACAGCCGCCAAGATCACCCACCTCGGGCTGCTGCCGCAGGGTCAGCCGGAGCGCGACTCCCGGGTGCTGGGCATGGTGGCCCAGCACGAGGAGGAGGGGTTCGGCAGCTGCACCAACATCGGCGAGTGCACCGCAGTCTGCCCGAAGGGGATCCCGCTCGAGACGATCTCGAGGATGAACCGGGACCTGCTGGGCGCCCTCTCCCGCAACCAGGCCTAG
- a CDS encoding SigE family RNA polymerase sigma factor, producing MDEQAFDVFYTQSFGRLVGQIYAICGNLTEAQDCVQEAFVRAWDKRRTLDTDQSPEAWVRTVAYRLAVSRWRRARRAFLPPDRAHEPAPPPQPDVTRVALNDALQTLPHDQRRAIVLHHLCDLSVADVAHEVGAPVGTVKARLSRGRAALARLLADEVPQELRHG from the coding sequence GTGGACGAACAAGCGTTCGACGTGTTCTACACCCAGTCCTTCGGACGACTGGTCGGCCAGATCTACGCCATCTGTGGCAACCTGACCGAGGCCCAGGACTGCGTCCAGGAAGCGTTCGTACGAGCGTGGGACAAACGCAGGACGCTGGACACCGACCAGTCGCCGGAGGCCTGGGTCAGGACTGTTGCGTACCGGCTGGCGGTCAGCCGGTGGCGCAGGGCCCGACGCGCCTTCCTGCCACCGGACCGGGCCCACGAGCCGGCGCCGCCGCCGCAGCCCGACGTCACCCGCGTCGCCCTCAACGACGCACTGCAGACACTTCCCCACGACCAACGGCGAGCCATCGTCCTGCACCACCTGTGCGACCTGTCGGTCGCCGACGTGGCGCACGAGGTCGGAGCGCCGGTCGGCACGGTCAAGGCTCGACTGTCGCGCGGCCGCGCCGCACTGGCCCGGCTGCTCGCCGACGAGGTACCTCAGGAGTTGCGCCATGGCTGA
- a CDS encoding oxidoreductase, with the protein MRLLILGGTAFLSAAVAREALSRGIDVSCLARGTTAEPPVGARWIRADRDSGAEAYPAGDWDAVVEVSWQPRQVRQALAALAQRTGHWTYVSTCSVYADNDVPGADESAPLLAAEVGDGPVSAERYGEAKVACEQATLAAVGDRLQISRPGLIAGAGDGSDRFGYWPARFARQPDERVLVPNDGRHTQVIGVHDLARWVVDAAANGTTGIFNAVGEPLPLPELLDRVQRVADHRGDQVRVDHDWLVEQQVGYWSGPESLPLWLPSGYQGFGARSNAAAKQAGLRLAPVDQLIAETLDDERRRGLGRRRRAGLSPEREAELLRLWDLR; encoded by the coding sequence ATGCGCCTACTCATCCTTGGCGGAACCGCCTTCCTGTCCGCGGCCGTCGCGCGTGAGGCTCTCAGTCGTGGTATCGACGTCAGCTGCCTGGCTCGCGGGACCACAGCCGAGCCGCCCGTTGGCGCACGGTGGATCCGGGCCGACCGTGACAGCGGCGCCGAGGCCTATCCGGCCGGTGACTGGGACGCCGTCGTGGAGGTCTCCTGGCAGCCCCGACAGGTCCGGCAGGCGCTGGCCGCCCTGGCCCAGCGGACGGGGCACTGGACCTACGTGTCGACCTGTTCGGTGTACGCCGACAACGACGTCCCGGGGGCGGACGAGTCGGCGCCGTTGCTGGCTGCGGAGGTGGGCGACGGCCCGGTGTCGGCCGAGAGGTACGGCGAGGCGAAGGTGGCCTGTGAACAGGCCACGCTGGCGGCGGTCGGTGACCGGCTGCAGATCAGCCGACCGGGGCTGATTGCGGGTGCCGGCGACGGCAGCGACCGGTTCGGCTACTGGCCGGCAAGGTTCGCCCGGCAACCGGATGAACGGGTGCTGGTGCCGAACGACGGTCGGCACACCCAGGTGATCGGTGTGCACGACCTGGCGCGGTGGGTCGTCGATGCGGCCGCGAACGGCACGACCGGGATCTTCAACGCTGTCGGTGAACCACTCCCGCTGCCCGAGCTGCTCGACCGGGTGCAACGGGTGGCTGACCATCGTGGCGACCAGGTCCGAGTCGATCACGACTGGCTGGTCGAGCAGCAGGTGGGCTACTGGTCGGGACCGGAGTCGCTGCCGCTCTGGCTGCCCTCCGGCTATCAGGGGTTCGGCGCCAGGTCGAATGCGGCGGCGAAGCAGGCAGGACTACGGCTGGCACCGGTCGACCAGCTGATCGCCGAGACACTGGACGACGAGCGGCGGCGAGGACTCGGCCGGCGACGGCGGGCCGGGCTCAGCCCCGAGCGGGAAGCCGAGCTGCTGCGGCTCTGGGATCTCCGCTAG
- a CDS encoding ABC-F family ATP-binding cassette domain-containing protein, translating into MHPSLVCHDLTFGWPSGETVFTQLDAVFPAGLTGLVGRNGVGKSTLLKIFAGELSPTSGRLSVPTSIGYLPQNLVLAEELTVADVLGIGEVVAALRRIDAGAGEPADFETVGDEWDVEARSAAVLTRFGFADVDLDRTIGTLSGGEAVLIALAGLFVAGPDLLIMDEPTNNLDVAARERLFEAVASWRGTAIMVSHDRALLELVDSIAELREGSLRFFGGNFSAYTEALAIEQEAAARGVRSAEAEVRRQRRDLIEAQTKLDRRQRFARSQSDNLPKIVANAKRNQAEGSAAKLRGGHEADLAEARQRLEAAEERVRDDDVIRIELDSTLVPPGRDVLILDDVVLRHGVRVSAHLRGPERIGLLGPNGAGKTTLIDTVRGAIQPRSGSVDLRVPHRLLPQRLQVLDDDLTVLAGVSKLAPGADDNTLRAQLARFLLDADMIARPAGSLSGGERFRASLAALLLSEPPPQLLILDEPTNNLDLDSVRQLTAALCAYRGALLVASHDQPFLEDIGLTGQLELGAP; encoded by the coding sequence ATGCACCCTTCGCTAGTCTGTCATGACCTCACCTTCGGCTGGCCCTCCGGCGAGACCGTCTTCACCCAGCTCGATGCGGTCTTTCCGGCTGGTCTCACCGGGCTGGTCGGGCGCAACGGCGTCGGCAAGTCCACCCTGCTGAAGATCTTCGCCGGCGAGCTGTCGCCCACCTCTGGTCGGCTCTCCGTGCCGACCAGCATCGGCTACCTGCCGCAGAACCTGGTGCTGGCCGAAGAGCTGACAGTCGCCGACGTCCTCGGCATCGGCGAGGTCGTTGCCGCCCTCCGCCGTATCGACGCCGGGGCCGGTGAGCCTGCTGACTTCGAAACCGTCGGCGACGAGTGGGACGTCGAGGCGCGCTCGGCGGCGGTGCTGACCCGTTTCGGTTTCGCCGATGTCGATCTTGACCGGACCATCGGTACCCTCTCCGGCGGTGAGGCGGTCCTGATCGCACTGGCCGGCCTGTTCGTCGCCGGGCCGGACTTGTTGATCATGGACGAGCCGACCAACAACCTCGATGTCGCTGCCCGTGAGCGGCTCTTTGAGGCGGTGGCGTCCTGGCGGGGGACAGCGATCATGGTCAGTCACGACCGTGCCCTGCTGGAGCTGGTCGACTCCATCGCCGAGCTGCGCGAGGGGTCCCTGCGCTTCTTCGGCGGCAACTTCAGCGCCTATACGGAGGCGCTCGCGATCGAACAGGAGGCTGCCGCCAGGGGCGTACGCAGCGCTGAGGCCGAGGTGCGCCGGCAGCGACGTGACCTGATCGAGGCGCAGACCAAGCTGGACCGGCGGCAACGGTTTGCCCGGAGCCAGTCCGACAACCTGCCCAAGATCGTGGCCAACGCCAAGCGCAACCAGGCCGAGGGTTCGGCCGCGAAGCTGCGGGGCGGGCACGAGGCCGACCTGGCCGAGGCGCGGCAGCGGCTGGAGGCCGCCGAGGAGCGGGTCCGCGACGACGACGTGATCAGGATCGAGCTGGACTCGACCCTGGTGCCACCGGGTCGGGATGTGCTGATCTTGGACGATGTGGTGCTGCGCCACGGGGTGCGGGTGTCGGCGCACCTTCGTGGGCCGGAACGGATCGGCCTGCTCGGTCCCAACGGTGCCGGCAAGACGACGTTGATCGACACCGTGCGTGGGGCGATTCAGCCTCGCTCCGGCTCCGTCGACCTGCGGGTGCCGCACCGGCTGCTGCCGCAACGGCTGCAGGTGCTCGACGACGACCTGACCGTGCTCGCGGGGGTGTCGAAGCTGGCGCCGGGTGCGGATGACAACACTCTGCGGGCCCAACTGGCCCGGTTCCTGCTGGACGCCGACATGATCGCCCGGCCGGCCGGGAGCCTGTCCGGCGGCGAACGTTTCCGAGCCAGCCTGGCCGCGTTGCTGCTGAGCGAGCCGCCGCCGCAGCTGTTGATCCTGGACGAGCCGACCAACAACCTGGATCTGGACAGCGTCCGGCAGCTGACCGCCGCGCTCTGCGCCTACCGCGGGGCGCTGCTCGTCGCCAGCCACGACCAGCCCTTCCTCGAAGACATCGGGCTGACCGGGCAGCTTGAGCTGGGGGCGCCCTAG
- the rplS gene encoding 50S ribosomal protein L19 produces the protein MSKLINELDSASLRTDIPVFRPGDSVKVHVKVVEGNRSRVQVFAGVVISRVGGGLRETFTVRKVSFGVGVERTFPLHSPIIDKIEVDRQGDVRRAKLYYLRGLRGKAAKIKEKRSVVG, from the coding sequence ATGAGCAAGCTGATCAACGAGCTCGACTCGGCTTCGTTGCGGACCGATATCCCGGTCTTCCGTCCTGGCGACTCCGTCAAGGTGCACGTCAAGGTCGTCGAGGGCAACCGCTCCCGGGTGCAGGTCTTCGCCGGTGTCGTGATCTCCCGCGTCGGTGGTGGCCTGCGGGAGACGTTCACCGTCCGCAAGGTGAGCTTCGGCGTTGGCGTCGAGCGCACCTTCCCGCTGCACAGCCCGATCATCGACAAGATCGAGGTCGACCGGCAGGGCGACGTCCGCCGGGCCAAGCTGTACTACCTCCGTGGTCTGCGCGGCAAGGCCGCCAAGATCAAGGAGAAGCGCTCAGTCGTCGGCTGA
- the lepB gene encoding signal peptidase I — protein sequence MTFGQHVLAFAKELVVVVIGAVIVASLLRGFVGQMFLIPSSSMENTLLINDRVAVEKISSVKRGEVVVFADPGGWLSGPAPAERGPVGRALEFVGVLPDTGTEHLIKRVIGLPGDEVICCDDKGRITVNGQALDESGYLYRAADGTQVAPSEIPFDVVVPADRMFVMGDHRNNSRDSRCHLNDERSGGPKGLNGFVSLDLVVGRGFAVVWPLSSASRLRIPATFDTVPPGKKPAPAQPQIDAGPEASC from the coding sequence ATGACCTTCGGCCAGCACGTCCTGGCCTTCGCCAAGGAGCTGGTGGTCGTCGTGATCGGCGCCGTCATCGTGGCGTCGCTGCTGCGTGGCTTCGTCGGCCAGATGTTCCTGATCCCCTCCAGCTCGATGGAGAACACCCTGCTCATCAACGACCGGGTGGCGGTGGAGAAGATCAGCTCGGTCAAGCGCGGCGAGGTCGTCGTGTTCGCTGACCCGGGCGGCTGGCTGAGCGGTCCCGCACCGGCCGAGCGCGGTCCCGTCGGCCGAGCGCTGGAGTTTGTCGGCGTGCTGCCGGACACCGGGACCGAACACCTGATCAAGCGGGTGATCGGGCTTCCCGGCGACGAGGTCATCTGCTGCGATGACAAGGGCAGGATCACGGTCAACGGTCAGGCTCTGGACGAGAGCGGTTATCTCTACCGTGCGGCCGACGGCACCCAGGTGGCCCCGTCGGAGATCCCGTTCGACGTCGTCGTCCCGGCCGACCGGATGTTCGTCATGGGCGACCATCGCAACAACAGCCGCGACTCGCGCTGCCACCTCAACGATGAGCGGTCCGGTGGTCCGAAGGGCCTGAACGGCTTCGTCTCGCTGGATCTGGTGGTCGGCCGGGGCTTTGCCGTGGTCTGGCCGCTGAGCTCGGCGTCGCGTTTGAGGATTCCGGCTACATTCGACACTGTGCCACCCGGAAAGAAGCCCGCTCCCGCTCAGCCGCAGATCGATGCCGGGCCCGAAGCGAGCTGTTGA
- the lepB gene encoding signal peptidase I produces MARARGTADSGSGSTAGQRVGSFVKEIIVVVVGAIIVSSLLRAFVGQMFIIPSGSMENTLRIGDRVVVQKITDFHRGDVVVFADPGGWMGDSAPEERSPIGQFFEFVGVLPDTSTEHLIKRVIGMPGDTVVCCDSKGRITVNDQPLDERSYLYSEENIRVDPSDIRFRVVVPAGRIFVMGDHRDASADSRCHLSDLSRDQAAGMVAFVPIDLVVGRAFAVATPLEHAHFLDTPKTFAQVPPPSKPAPSRAVIKPKGVTC; encoded by the coding sequence ATGGCCAGGGCGAGAGGTACAGCCGACTCGGGTAGTGGGTCGACGGCCGGTCAGCGGGTCGGCTCGTTCGTGAAGGAGATCATCGTCGTCGTGGTCGGCGCGATCATCGTCTCCTCCCTGCTCCGGGCGTTCGTCGGGCAGATGTTCATCATCCCGTCAGGCTCGATGGAGAACACCCTGCGGATCGGTGACCGGGTGGTCGTACAGAAGATCACCGACTTCCACCGTGGCGACGTCGTCGTCTTCGCCGACCCCGGCGGCTGGATGGGCGACAGCGCCCCCGAGGAACGCAGCCCGATCGGGCAGTTTTTCGAGTTCGTCGGAGTGCTTCCGGACACCAGCACCGAGCATCTGATCAAGCGGGTGATCGGCATGCCGGGCGACACGGTGGTCTGCTGCGACAGCAAGGGCAGGATCACGGTGAACGATCAGCCGCTGGACGAGCGGTCCTACCTGTACTCCGAGGAGAACATCCGGGTCGACCCGTCCGACATCCGGTTCAGGGTGGTCGTGCCCGCAGGCCGGATCTTCGTGATGGGTGACCATCGCGACGCCAGTGCGGACTCGCGCTGTCACCTGTCGGACCTGTCTCGGGACCAGGCGGCGGGAATGGTGGCGTTCGTCCCGATCGACCTGGTGGTCGGCCGTGCCTTCGCCGTCGCCACCCCGCTCGAGCACGCCCACTTTCTGGACACTCCCAAGACCTTCGCCCAGGTGCCGCCCCCGAGCAAGCCCGCCCCGTCCCGAGCGGTGATCAAGCCCAAGGGCGTCACCTGCTGA
- a CDS encoding ribonuclease HII — MSTSASIVVRRNSGLYGYERALRRAGLAPVAGADEAGRGACAGPLVAAAVILSDAKSKEIRGLRDSKLLSAAQRDRCYDEIMAKALAWSVVSVEPGECDRLGMHVANISALRRALHRLDLAPTYVLTDGFSVDGLGVPGLAVWKGDRVAACVAAASVVAKVTRDRIMIELHETYPEYDFATHKGYCTPEHQQLLDRHGPCATHRMRYVNVARAARVSSS; from the coding sequence ATGAGCACCTCCGCCAGCATCGTCGTCCGCCGCAACAGCGGCCTGTACGGCTATGAGCGCGCCCTCCGGCGGGCCGGGTTGGCGCCGGTCGCGGGAGCTGACGAAGCGGGTAGGGGAGCCTGCGCAGGACCGTTGGTCGCTGCTGCGGTGATCCTGTCCGATGCGAAGTCCAAGGAGATCCGCGGGCTGCGTGACTCCAAGCTGCTGTCCGCGGCTCAGCGGGACCGTTGCTACGACGAGATCATGGCCAAGGCACTGGCCTGGTCGGTGGTCAGCGTCGAGCCTGGCGAATGCGACCGGCTGGGAATGCACGTTGCGAACATCTCCGCCCTGCGTCGGGCCCTGCACAGGCTGGATCTGGCCCCGACCTACGTCCTCACCGATGGCTTCAGTGTCGACGGGCTGGGCGTTCCCGGCCTGGCCGTCTGGAAGGGCGACCGGGTGGCGGCCTGCGTCGCGGCGGCGTCTGTGGTCGCCAAGGTGACCCGGGACCGGATCATGATCGAGCTGCACGAGACCTATCCGGAGTATGACTTCGCCACCCACAAGGGATACTGCACGCCCGAGCACCAGCAGTTGCTGGACCGTCACGGTCCCTGCGCCACCCACCGGATGCGTTACGTGAACGTGGCCCGAGCGGCTAGAGTTTCTTCGTCATGA
- a CDS encoding DUF2469 domain-containing protein → MSAEDLEQYESDLELQLYREYKDVVGIFTYAVETERRFYLCNAVDLKVRTEGGDVYYEVSMGDAWVWDMYRPARFVKSAKVLTFRDVSIEEIAHSELQVPKSVSGE, encoded by the coding sequence ATGAGCGCCGAAGACCTTGAGCAGTACGAGAGCGACCTTGAGCTCCAGCTCTACCGCGAGTACAAGGACGTGGTCGGCATCTTCACCTACGCGGTGGAGACCGAGCGGCGCTTCTACCTGTGCAACGCGGTGGATCTGAAGGTGCGCACCGAGGGCGGTGACGTCTACTACGAGGTCTCGATGGGTGATGCGTGGGTGTGGGACATGTACCGTCCGGCCCGGTTCGTCAAGAGTGCCAAGGTGCTCACCTTCCGCGACGTCTCCATCGAGGAGATTGCGCACAGTGAGCTGCAGGTGCCCAAGAGCGTCTCCGGCGAGTGA
- a CDS encoding YraN family protein — translation MPSSKRDVGVRGEDLAADYLRAEAGMQILARNWRCRLGELDIVALENDGDRRTLVFCEVKCRSGLGFGSPLEAITGQKLRRLRQLAAHWLVAEGTHADDIRLDAVGVVLSPGAEPVITHVRAIG, via the coding sequence GTGCCGTCGTCGAAGCGTGACGTTGGGGTTCGAGGGGAGGACCTGGCAGCTGACTATCTGCGGGCCGAGGCCGGGATGCAGATACTGGCGCGCAACTGGCGATGCCGGCTCGGCGAGCTGGACATCGTCGCACTGGAGAACGACGGCGATCGACGGACGCTGGTGTTCTGCGAGGTCAAGTGTCGCAGCGGGCTCGGGTTCGGCTCGCCGCTGGAGGCGATCACCGGCCAGAAGCTCCGCCGGCTCCGACAGCTGGCGGCGCACTGGCTGGTGGCCGAAGGGACTCACGCCGATGACATCAGGCTGGATGCTGTGGGGGTGGTGCTGTCTCCCGGCGCCGAACCGGTGATCACCCACGTGCGGGCGATCGGCTGA
- a CDS encoding YifB family Mg chelatase-like AAA ATPase produces the protein MVLASSWSVALVGLDGRPVQVEADIGSGLPRTVLVGLPDTSLYEARDRCKAAVANSGQCWPQSLLTINLSPATLPKAGSHYDLAIVAAVLTAAEVIRDRQELADTVLLGELGLDGRVRPIRGVLPALMAASQQGFRRAIVPYAQAAEATLVDDLEVFGVASLGQLIALLNRETMPKVEPIPLAGERVRTSRRAPDLCDVVGQLEAKWALEVAAAGRHHLLFSGPPGVGKTMLAERLPGLLPDLDLHEALEVSAVHSLAGFHLTDGLIRRPPYADPHHSASLASIVGGGARMAKPGAISCAHRGVLFLDEAPEFSARVLDALRMPLESGVITLGRSEVQARYPARFQLILAANPCPCGLAATPGADCTCPPLAVRRYREKISGPIRDRIDIHQTFLPMKKAFLRAALERAEPSAVVAGRVAEARERQRGRLAGSGWQTNGEVSGPYLRSHLPLPEGLGAVEEAVRRGRLSPRGVDKILRIAWTLADLAGRDRPGPEQVNIALAMRRGESGGAQERGAM, from the coding sequence ATGGTGCTCGCGTCCTCCTGGTCGGTGGCCCTGGTCGGGCTCGACGGGCGTCCGGTCCAGGTCGAGGCCGACATCGGCTCCGGACTGCCCCGGACGGTGCTCGTCGGCCTCCCGGACACGTCGCTCTACGAGGCACGTGACCGGTGCAAAGCGGCGGTCGCGAACTCGGGTCAGTGCTGGCCCCAGTCGCTGCTGACCATCAACCTCTCACCGGCCACCCTGCCGAAGGCCGGGTCGCATTACGACCTGGCGATCGTGGCTGCGGTGCTGACCGCGGCCGAGGTGATCAGGGACCGCCAGGAGCTCGCCGATACGGTGCTGCTCGGCGAGCTGGGCCTGGACGGCCGGGTCAGACCGATCCGCGGCGTGCTGCCGGCGCTGATGGCCGCGTCCCAGCAGGGCTTCCGGCGGGCAATCGTCCCGTACGCCCAGGCGGCCGAGGCCACCCTGGTCGACGACCTGGAGGTCTTCGGGGTGGCCTCCCTGGGCCAGCTGATAGCGCTGCTCAACCGGGAGACCATGCCGAAGGTCGAGCCGATACCGCTGGCCGGGGAGCGGGTGCGAACGAGCCGCCGGGCGCCGGACCTGTGCGACGTCGTGGGTCAGCTGGAGGCGAAGTGGGCCCTGGAGGTGGCCGCGGCCGGCAGGCATCACCTGCTCTTCAGCGGTCCGCCGGGCGTCGGCAAGACGATGCTGGCCGAGCGTCTGCCGGGGCTGCTCCCCGATCTCGATCTGCACGAGGCGCTCGAGGTGTCGGCGGTGCACTCCCTGGCCGGGTTCCACCTCACCGACGGGTTGATCAGGCGACCGCCGTACGCCGACCCGCACCACTCCGCGTCGCTGGCCAGCATCGTCGGCGGCGGTGCCCGGATGGCCAAACCCGGGGCGATCTCCTGTGCTCACCGTGGCGTCCTGTTCCTGGACGAGGCTCCGGAGTTCAGCGCCCGGGTGCTGGACGCCTTACGGATGCCGCTGGAGTCGGGGGTGATCACCCTCGGTCGGAGCGAGGTGCAGGCCCGCTACCCGGCCCGTTTCCAGCTGATCCTGGCCGCCAACCCGTGTCCGTGCGGACTGGCGGCGACCCCTGGGGCCGACTGCACCTGTCCGCCGCTGGCCGTGCGTCGCTACCGCGAGAAGATCTCCGGGCCCATCCGTGACCGGATTGACATCCACCAGACCTTCCTGCCGATGAAGAAGGCCTTCCTGCGGGCGGCCCTGGAACGGGCCGAACCCTCGGCTGTTGTCGCCGGCCGGGTCGCGGAGGCCCGGGAACGGCAGCGGGGTCGGCTGGCGGGCAGCGGCTGGCAGACCAACGGCGAGGTGTCCGGGCCCTACCTGCGTTCGCATCTGCCGTTGCCGGAAGGTCTCGGCGCGGTCGAGGAGGCGGTTCGGCGGGGCCGGCTGAGCCCACGCGGGGTGGACAAGATCCTTCGGATCGCCTGGACCCTCGCCGACCTGGCCGGCCGGGACCGACCCGGACCGGAGCAGGTGAACATCGCGCTGGCGATGCGCCGCGGCGAGTCCGGTGGAGCACAGGAACGGGGAGCGATGTGA